The DNA segment CCAGACCGCCGCACCCTCCGCAGAAGCCGTCACGGCGTGGTTCGCCAACACGCAGAACGTCGGGATGGCACTCGTGACCGGCCGCATCAGTGGCCGGATCGTCATTGACTTCGACGGTGACGAAGGCCGCGCGTACGCCCACTCGCTGGGTATCCGGCCGCACGTCCGCACGGGCGGCGGCTATCACTGGCACTTGCAGGCACCCGACTGGCGCGTCGGGAACCTGGTCGGGAAGTCCACCTACGGCGCGCCCGACTGCGTCGATGTCCGGGGCGACGGCGGGAACGCCATCCTGCCGCCGACCGTGACCCGCAAGGGGCCTTACGTGTACTTGCGGGACCCTGCGGACCTCGACACGCTCGACGACCTGCCCCTGACCCTGCGCGAAGCCCTTCGCCTGGTGCCGCCACTCCCAGCGCCACCACCAATGACCGGTCCTCTCCCCCGCGGCGACGACCGATACCCCAGCGGCCGCATCCTGGACTGGGCCCTCCAGAAAGTTCAGGACGGGACGCTCGGCGGCCGGAACGACACGGGGTATCACCTTGCGTGGGCGCTGTACAACAACGGGTACAGCCACGCGGAAGTGCTCCAGGTCGGCCAGACGTACGTCAGCCAGGTCGGCCATCAGCACCCGGATGGGCGGGGCGCGCCGTACACCCTGGATGAGTACCGCGCGAGCATGCGCACCGCGTACACCGCGCCGCGCGGTGAGCCATGGGGATACGGCACCACAGATGCCCGATCGACGCCACAGACCGCCACTCAAGCCCTGGAGGACGTGTACGCCCAGCTTCCACCCGAAGATCAAACGCGGGCGGCGCACCTTGTCGCGCGCGAGTGGGCGGCCACTGGACGGCCCATCGAGGACACCATCCGGTACCTGCGCTTGATTGGCCATGTCGCGGCCCCGAAGACCGCTCGCGCGGCCTACGTCGCACACGAGCGTCGTGAGGCCATGCCCGGGTCCTTGGACGCCTTCCTGCGCGCCCGGCGGGTGCGGTACGGGAGGAGCACTTGACGCGGGCGCTGGACTCTGCCAACAATGGCAGCACGAAATCCTGCAGGGTTCACCCCCTGCCCCCGTTGTCAAAACCCCACCGTTCCCGTTCGGGATTGCACGCACGTGCACGGTGGGGTTTTGCTTTGCCCGGAGGCTGCTGATGCGGCCTCCGGGCCCCACTGCAGCCTCCGGAAGGAGGCCACATGTTCGTACTCGAATACACCGTCGGCGGCACGTCCAAGTTCCAGTTCGTGGCCTGCCCCAGGAGTCTCAGAGCAGCTGTGAGAGCACAGGAGCACGGCAGCAGCCTCGCCCTGAGCGAACCCATCCGCACCGACCGACTCTACCTCTTCCCCGCCGTTCAGGCCCGCCTGAACCACCAGTAACCCTTGTGGGTCGCCTCGAGCGGCCCGGCACCGTCCAAAGCGTGCCGGGCTCCCCCGACCGCACTCGACTTCACCCGCGCAGCTGATCCCCCTTCTCACCGGAGGGCGGACAGCCCCCCCGGACCTGAAGTCCTCCGAATCGGAGGCAAGGAGTACACCATGGCACGAGGCATGAATCACGTTTTCCTGATCGGCGTTCTCGCTCGCGAAGCTGAACTGCGCTACACCCCCAGCGGCACCGCCGTCTTCGAAGCCACCATCGCCGGTGAAGATCACATCATCGGCAGTGACGGCCAGCCCCGCAAACTCCCCTGGTACCACCGCGTGTCTATCCTCGGCAAACCCGCCGAATGGCAGGCCGAACGCAACCTCAAGGCCGGCGACGCCGTGATGGTCGAAGGCAGCGTGGAGTACAGCCAGTGGGACGCTCCGGAAGGCGGCAAGCGCAGCATGGTCCGCGTCAAAGCCCAGCGCATGGAGCAGCTCGGGTACTCGCCGGAACTCATTCAGGATGCCGGAGGCGGTGTGCGAATGAGTGGCGGCATGAACGAGGTCATTCTGATCGGGAACGTCACTCGTGACCCCGAACTCCGCTACACCCCTGCCGGCGACGCTGTGCTTGGACTCGGCCTGGCCGTGAACGAGACATGGAATGACCGTCAGGGTCAGAAGCAGGAGAAGACCCACTGGATCGACGTCACGCTGTGGCGCGACCTTGCCGAACGCATGAAGGACCTCCGCAAAGGGGACCCCGTGCTCGTGCAGGGACGCCTCACCAACGAAGCGTGGACTGACCGCGACGGCAACAAGCGCAACACCACCAAGGTGGAAGCGTCCCGTGTCGAAGCGCTCGCCCGTGGCACCACTACACAGGGCAGCACGCCGACCCGCAGTGCCGCGCCCGCCCCCGCACGTCAGCCTGTCGCAGCCGGAGCCTCCCGCTCCAGCAGCCCGGCCCCGACGCGCCCCACCCCCACCCACTCAGGAGGACTCGACATCGATCAGGGACTGGATGATCACTTCCCGCCCGACGAGGACCTGCCTTTCTGAGTCACCCCGTTGAGATGCTGTACGCGCCGAGTTGACCTTGCGTCCTCGAACCGTACAACAACAGCCCTATCCGGCTGGATGATCCCCGATTGACCTTGCGTCTCGGGGATTTTCTCATGCAGAGGCAACGGCAGAAACGGTTCTGCATTCAGCAGCGATGTCCCTGAAGGAGTACCGCCTGCACGCTCTGATCACGTCTAGCGTTGACACATGATTCAGGGTCTCGACCACGTGCAAGTGAACGCCCCTCACGGACACGAGGAAGACGCCCGCGCGTTCTTCGGTGCTTTCCTGGGACTGGAAGAGCTGCAAAAGCCCGAGGCCTTGCGGGGGAATGGAGGCGTGTGGTTCGCACTGCCCGATGGCCGGCAGATCCATACCGGCGTGACAGCGGCGTTCGTACCCAGTGAGAAGGGACACGTCTGTCTGTTCTGCAACGACTTGGATGCGGTACTTGTTCGCGCTGAGCAGTTCGGGGTTGTCTGTAGCCTGGACACCCGTCTGCCCTTACGGCGGCTTTACTGCTCCGATCCCTGGGGAAACCGCACGGAAATTGTCGAGGGACGCCACACCCAATAGATGGGGCTTCGCCGTCAAAGGAAGCAGTGCATGACGTGCAGGCCGACGAGCCCGAGCCTCGGATGCTTGAACGCCTGAGGCACAGTCCCAATCACCTGAAAGCCAAGGGTCTGATACAGCCGCACCGCGGCAGTGTTGGATTCTACGACCGCATTGAACTGCATGGCAGCGAACCCCTGCTCACGAGCCCAGGTCAGCGCGTACTCGCTCAGTGCGCGCCCGACGCCCTGTCCGCGCGCCTCCCCAGCCACCATAAAGCTTGCCGTGGCGACGTGCGCTCCTGGACCAGGACGGTTTCGCCCCATATGCGCGGTGCCCAGGATTTCAGCACCTTCACAGGCGACGACAGTGTGGTACGGGGGTGGCTGAACCCAGACAGCGTGCGCCTGATCGGCTGACCAAGCAGGGTCATACGGAAAGGTGTCACCGGTGGTTACGACGTCCTGAAAGATTGACCAGACGGCGGGCCAATCGGCCTCGGTGTACTCGCGGATATGCACCTGAGTAGTGTATCCGCCTCCAATCAGTGGTCGATGCCCGAGTGTCAACCCAAGGATGCAGCATTTCCCGCTGTAGCGCGGCGCAGAAGGTGCTACAGTCATCTTAGTTTCTCCGCGAAGGTCACTTCGCCCCCGTTGTCGAAATCCTGCCGGCCCCCACGAGGGCACCCCCTTCACGGGGACCGGCAGGATTTCTCTTTTTTCGCTCAGGAGTGCGCCAGCAAGCAGTGTGCTGGCGCCCTCCCGGGCCCACACATTGACTGCTGGCGCACTTCGCCTTCACCGCCCACCCGTGGGCACAAGGAGTGCGTCATGCTTATCATCACCCGTCAGCAGTTCGCCGTTGCCGTCATCGCCCTCGCCCTGATGGCCGCCGTCATCCTGCTCGACCTGCCCGCCGGTTTCGGCGTGGCCACCCTCGCCGCCACGCTCCTGAGTGGCCTGATCGTCACCCTGCAAGGCTGGGAAGAGCACAGCAACCGCCTGACGCTCGTTCAGCGCAGCACGGACAACCTGAAGGATGGCCGCATGGTCATCCGCCTGCAGGCCGCTGGCCTCGCGCCCGTCACGCTGCACGTCGGCGACCTGATCGACACGATCAAGGACGCTCAACGCGAAGCGCGCTGGGACCGCATGCAGTCCAGGACCGTTCCCGTGAGCGGGTCCGTGCGTCTGATCATCCTTACGCAGGGCGACACCAGTGTCGTCAACTTCCGCCCCACCAGTGGGGTCGGCTACCGGGTCATCGTGCCCACCAACAAACTGCAGCTGCTGCTGCCCCGTTAAGTCCCGTCCACCCGATCCTTCCCGGCACGAACTGCGTGCCGGGGGACCCTACGGGTCACGGCGCTGCAGCTTCGGTCCGGACCTCCACCAGGAGTCTCCCATGACCATGAAACGTGAAATCTGGAGCCAGAAGCGTCACGTCACCGTGCAGGCCGTCCCGAACGTGCAAGGCGAGGACGTGTTCCTCGAAGTGCTGCGCCAGGTGAAACACGATTACGTCCGACTCACGGACGTCGAGACCTTACACCTCGCCGACATGGCGACCTCAGGAACCGCCGACCAGCAACTCTTTGCCCGCGACCAGCTCGCGCGCAACGCCGGTCCCCTGATCCTGGAAGTCGCGTACGAGTACAGCACCCGCTTTGGCGGCCTGCTCGAAGCGTACGATGGCGCCCTGCACCAGCTGAACAAGTTGCTGCCCAGGGTGACGGAAACCGCCGACGGGAAAACCCGCCGAACCGGTTGGAATCCCCATCAGAACGGATTCCGCTGGCTGGCCTGGGTGCAGTACAAACTGCCCGCAGAGATGCCCATGGCGGCCGAACGTCTGGTCGACGAGAAACGCGCCAGTGGCGCACCCGCTGCGATCGCCTCCGGGCGTTCCAGGCTCCTCGCCACGGTCGGCAACGACGGCGCCCTCTTCGACGAGTGGGTCCGCCTGGCCAAGACACCCCGCCCAGCGAGTCACCTCCCGAAAGGGCGTAAGAACCTCATCGTGAAAAAAGGCGGTCTGCGCCGCGTCACCGCAGCCTTCCTGGCCGCCGGTGTCAACGGGAAGACCACCCCCACGACAACCCTCCCGGAAGCCCGCACCAGCGTGCTGCCCCTGACTCCCGCGTGGATCGCCCGCGCTGTGCGAGCGAATGCCCGCGCCATCCTGGCCCGCCCGAAACTGAGCGAGTCGACGATGCGGCAGGCCCGCGCCCTGGCCACCGTCACGGAATTCTGGGTGAACCGGAACGCCAAAGCGCACCGCCTCGACGCTGTCACCGGCGAAGACGGCGACCAGCGCCTCGCGGACATCCTCACCGCTGAACCCGTGGCGCCCCAGCGCTATGAAGCCCCACTTCACCAGCTGGACCAGGTCCGCGCCCTGCGCGCCTACCAGCGGTTCGGCCCCATCCACGGTGCAGTCCTCACCCGCCTGCCGGTCCGGGAACTCCTTCCCGTGCACCGGAAGCGGCAGCAGGAACGTCAGGTGCGGGACCGGTTCGTTCAGTTCTGCGAGCAGGCCGGGATCACCGGCCAGGGACATGACGCCATCGCGGCGGCACGCCTCGCGCTCACCCTGACCGGCACCCCCTTGGATGCGCCCATGGATGATGTCCGTGAAGCGCTGCGTGGGGTGCAGGCTGCCCTTCGCGGCAGGACCGCCGTCTCCCGTCCGTCCCAGCTGGGCTCCGCCCTCCTGACCGCACTGATCGGTACCCCCCTCCAGCGTGCGTCCAAGGACGACGAAGCCGTCGCCGGTGCCCTGCACCGGGCCAACCCCACCCTCCTCTTCCGGTTCAACCTGGCGGCCGCCGTGCTCTATGGCCGGAAGCTGGATCGTCAGGGTAAGGCCGACCGGACCTTCGTGGCCGCCTGCGTGAAAGCCGGTGTGCGCATCAAACATGCGGAAGACGCACTTGATCAGCTCGCCCACGTGCCCATCACGACCCGCCGCGCCCAGCGCGTCCGGGTTCAGGGTGGGACCCGCTACGTCCGGCCCATGCAACTCGCGCTCGAAGCCTGTGCTCAGAGCGCCGACGCGCGGGCCCGTGACGCGCGACTGACCCTCCTCCGCCTGGAAGGCGAACTCGCTGCTGCTGAAGCTGCTGCGGACGTCGCCCCAGAAGCGGAATGGATCGCCGCCCTGGATCACGCCAAGGACATCCGGACCCGGTACCTGGCGGCGCATCGCGTCAGCGAAACGCTCACGAACTGCGCCGAAGCGCTCGAACAGAGCGGCACCGACCTGAACCTGGGCCGCGCACTCCTCGCCCTGGTCGATCAGGACAACATCCTCGACGATCACCTGGCCCTGCAGAACCCACTCGCGTGGTGGGCTGACGCCTGGTGGGCTTGCCCCACCGAGATGGACCGGGATGTGGTTGTGGTTCCCTTCTAACGTTCTTTCCCCATTGCGGTGGGGAGAGATCCCCCACCGCTCCCCTGGAGCACCCATGAATGACCGACTTGATCTGGCCCAGCTCGCCCCCCACGCCCCCAAGCGGAACGTCGCCGATTTCCTTCGCCGGACCATCGACCCTGACTTCCTCGAACGCTGCGTGGACAAGCAAGCCAGTGTGGCCGCCCAGCGTGCCGCTGCCCGCAAACGCGGCGATGACGTGACGATCACGGCGCCCCTGGCCGGCGTCCTGATAGGCACCAAACAGCAGTACCCCGCCCTATACGACGCGTTCTTCGCCCTTGTGAAGGCTGGGGTCATGGCGCGCCACCAACGCACCGCGATCACCGAAGGCATGCCGTTCGCTGGCGTGAAGTCCGGCGACCGCGTGGCCGTGACGGAACGCGACTTCATTGACCCCTTGACCGTGCACACCCGCGAGGGCGTGGACATCGACCTACGCGCCGAAAGCGCCCTGGTTCGTCTCTCCCGCTCATGGATGGAAGTGGACCGCGTGTTCAACGCGGAAACCGTCCTCTCCAGAGGCGAAGCGGGCGCGCTGGAAGCCACGCAATTCGCGCACAGTGAGTACCAGGTCCTCAGCGAGAGCCTCCTGACTGAGGTGCTCGACGTCGAAGGCCTGCTCATCCCCTGGGACGCCTCACCTCGTGACGCCCGGGTCCTCGCCGAAACCATCAATGACACGTACCTGCGCGCCCGCGTGCTGGCCGCGCTCGATCAGATGGACGGCGTGGATGACACCCACCGCGTCTACCTCCACAGCGAAGGGCAACCCGCCTTCCGCGTCCGGAAGACTGCGCCTGCCGAGAAGTGGAAGCCGTACACGCCCACCACTCCTCAGCGGACCGTCCCGGAACCCACCCCCCAGAAACGGCGCCCCAGCCGGACCACCACCGCGAAGAAACGTGTGGTCTCCGCCGCTGCACACGCCGACATGCTCACCCGCCTGAGCGCCCTCCGACAGGAACGGGACGCCATCTCCGAACTGATGGGCAGCGCGATCGAAGACGGAGACCTGCGTGAAAGTGCCGCCTACGATGAAGCCCGCACCCGCATGTTCGAAACAGACGCCGCGATCAGTCAACTCGAACGCGACCTGCTCGACGTGGAACCGGGCGACGTGGACAGTACCATCGGCCGGACCTTCGAGATCACCATCGCCGGTGTGCCGAAAACCGTCCGCCTCACCGACGGACACCCCCAGATTGGCGAGGTCAGCACAGCTGCCCCTCTCGGTCAGGCTCTGCTCCACGCCACCGCTGGACAGACGGTCACCGTCACCTCCACGCACCACCGCCTCGTGCCCACCACCAGCCGTCAGATCATGACCGCCGGAGCCATCACGCGCAAGCGCCACGTCCCAGACGGCGTGACCGCACCAGCCATCAACGACGTGCACACCCAGTACGCGTCCACACTCGTCACCTACAAGCGGGAACAACCCGTCCAGGTTGTGAACGTGATCCACATCCTCAGCATCACCTGAACCCTCAGCATCACCCCGTTGACTTCGACTGCCCGACTGGTTGACCTTGCGTCCCAGGCCTGCACGCGACCTGCGCTCACCCGCAGAAGATGCCCCCGATTGACCTTGTGTCTCGGGGGTTTCCTGTTTCGTCACCCCTACGTCACACACACTCGGGGCATGCGACGACTCAGCACCGTGCTGTTGCCCGCCGCCCTCCTGCTGTCTTCGTGCGGCACTGGGGCCTTCAGCAATCCGTTCATTCAGCCCATCGAGGTCACCCTGAATCCCAGTGCGGTGGCCCTCGCACCGGGCAGCTCCACCCGCGTGCAGGTGACCGGCAAGGTCAGTGGTACGGCCGACGCCGTCACCGGCCTGAACATCACGGCCCGCGAAGTCCCGGCCGAGTTGTCCGTCACCCCCAGCACGGGCGCCCTGACCGTCACGGTGAAGCCGGGATCAGCGCCGGGGACCTACAGCGTGCCGCTCGCCATCACCGCCACCGGCGGGAGCGGCACGGCTGTCCTGGCCGTGACGGTCACCCCCACGACCCGTACGCCGTACACCATCACCCCCATCACGTCCCTGACAGTGCAACCCGGCCAGCAGCGCCGGGTCTCCATCACACCGGACCGCGCTGGGGAACTCGCGACCGACGTGCGCATCACGGGCATCACGGGCGCACTGAACGTTACGCGGGACACCGACCCGCTCGGCTTCACGATCAGCGCGGCCGCTACTCAGACCGTCGGCACGTACGTCATGCAGATCACCACCACGGACGGAACCCAAACCCTGAACACGCCACTCACCGTGAACGTCGAGGAGAACAAATGAAAACGCGTCTGAAAATGGTCATCCTGGGAGCGTCACTGGCCTTCGGTTTCGCCTCCGCAGCTCCCGTGGAAGCCCCCCAGAACACGTACATGGGCGGCAGCATCACCCGCGAGTACCGCGCCAGTGATCTGAAGCAGGCGTACGGCATCCTCGATATCGCCATGGGCGAAATCTGGGTGCTCAATCTCCCTGACGACGTGGTCGACGTCATCACGTCCCGCGAGGGTGTCCTGCAGTTCTCCCAGCGCGGTCAGCGGGTGGTGATCGGGGCGACGGCCAGCACCGGCTCGTACCCCATCCTCGTGATGACCGCCGACAGCGTGTACTTCTTCCAGGCGCGCCTCTCGCCGTCGCGCGGTGGTGGCGTGCGGAACATCGTCGTTCGCGCTGACCAGGCGCCGGAACCTGAGCAGCAGATCCCCGGCTTCCCCACCCAGGCCGCCCCCACCACTCCGCTGCCTCAGACCAGCGTGCCGGTGGCCGTCCCTGCATCGCTGACCACCACGCGGGCACCCGCAAGTCCCCCTGCAGCGGCCGCACCCGTATCCCCGGCTCGGACCAGCGTGTCCACCTCCACGCCGACCAGGGCGGTCACGTCGCAGGTCACCCCACAACCCTCCGCCCCTCCTGTGCCTGTGCCCCTGCCGGCACGGGCGGACGTCGAGTTTCGCGCCCTGACCAACGGGCAGCAGACCAGGGTCTACTACCGGATCACCAACTCGGGGAGCGTCCCCGTCACGTTCGACGAACGGCGCCTCACCCTGAACGGCGTTCAAGGGCTGGGCTCGACTGACGCAACGATTCGCGTCAACCCAGGCGAAACGAAGTACGGGCAGGTCGACCTGACCACGGCCCCCACCAGCATCAACGCCCAGTGGCAGGGCAGCAGCATGGACGGGCAGGCGGCCGCCGAGGTCATGCGGACGGTCACGGTCGAGCGCCTGGGTGCCAGTTGAGTGAACCCATGAATCAGGACACGTCCGCCGAGGGTCTGGCGGACGTGTCCTCTCTCCTGCACGATCTGGCTATCGGAAGCCGCAGACTCGCGGAACTCGAAGGTCGCGTGGACGTGGGGACCCTGGTGCGGCAGGACCTCATCCGAATCGTGCATGGCGTCCTCGGTCCAGTGGTCACTCTGGGTACTGCGGGCCGGGCAGCGTGTCAGCTCTCCAACCCGAGGCCCATTTCCGCCAGCACGGCCACGGATGAAGTGGCGCTGCGTGAAGCGACCCTCATGGCCGTTGCGCGGGGGTATACCGTCGCGCTCGTTGGGTCGCGGTCACTCCGCCTGAACGATCAGGCTGGGCGAGAGCATGTGCTCTACATCCGCGTGTCGAGCGGCCCCCCGAGTACGGCTTGGGTGAAAACCCTCATCCGGCGGCACCGCAGTACACTCCGTCTGCACTCCAGCACGCTCATTCTGGTCGTCACGCGACCGGAGAACTACGACCGGCAAGTCCAGTACCAGCGTCACCTTCAGGTCTGGGCCCTCCAGTGATCGCACCTGTGCCGAGGCGACGAAAGAGCGTCTGAAAAACGTGCTGGCACAGGTGTCCCCAGAGCGATCATGCGTGCACGGTGGAGGTCGGAGGTGGGGCACTCATGACAAGAGCTGCGTACCCAAATGATCTGACCGACGCTGAGTGGCACGTGCTTTTCCTCTTCTTCCTCCAGAGTCCTCTGTTGGCCCTCCACGGAAGCGGTTGCTGCGAGAGATCCTAGACGGGATCTTTTACGTCCTGCGCGGAGGAATTGCTTGGCGAGTAATGCCGCTCCTGCACAGTCTCGAGCGGTTGCGGCACCGTCCAAGGCGGCTGAGCAGGTTCAGCTGGCGCTCCTGACGGTGGCCGCACAAGCAGAAGCAGACCCGTCGCGCGAGGTCAACGAGAGGCTTCAGCGTCCACCCTCATCCGCACGGACTACCGTCAGGTATGTCGCCCACTGCCTCCAACGATCTGCTCCCATTCCGCATGGTCGAGCATGCCAACTCCACCAGCCTGATCCTGACCACCTTCGATCAGGGGGCCGACGTGTTCGAAGCCTATGGGTATGACGCAGGCGGCTATGCATGGCAGGGGGTGGCTCAAACACTGATTCAGTTACGGGCGCCCCACTTGGCCTCTCAGGTGAAGTTTGATTCTGAATCCAGCATGTTTACCGCTTACGGCGCTGCTCCTGCTGCCTTGGTGGAACTGGCGCACCTGATGCGGGAAGCGATGACCACACGAGCTGTGCTCGAGAACGCGCTGAGCCAGGTGACGCCGGAACAAATGGATTAAGAGCTGACAGAGGCGGTGGGCCCTGTGCCGACGCCACCCGTAGCTGACACGAAGCCGCCCGCCTCTGACGTCACTGAGCTGCCGGGAGTCCACGAGAACTCACGGTCCAGGGCTGTGACTCGAGAAATCAGGGAGCAGCAGCACTTTGAGGCGCCGACCCTCCCCGGCTGCCGGTGCAGCCTCAGAACCGCGCACGCATGATCGCTCTGGGAACACCTGCGCCAACACGTTTTTCAGACGCACTTTATCGGGGAGGTGGTGGGGGTAAGCCGCAGGATACAGTCGGGTCAGGTGGAATCGGGCACCCGTTTCCGTCCACCCGCCAGGTTGACGATGTCGTGGGGGCACACGCCATCAACAGCACCGTCAGCAAGGCAAGAGCGTACGTTCGGTACCGCGCGGTTGGCGTTCACGCACCTGCGGATCACCCCTCAAGCAGGGGAGCGTCACCGTTCTGAGGATTCAGGCCCGATTGGTCCGTCCAATAATCGACTGTGATGACGTCCACGTGGGGGTAATCCGCCTTCATCCGGGCGGATCGGATCGCGCTGGGGGTCGCCCAGACCAGTCTGCTGTACGGTTCAAACTGACGCACCTTGCGGCGGATCGTGCGGCGGTCGTATCCCGCGTCGTACTCCATGGCGATTAGCTCTTCCCCGTCCTTCATGACGGCGTCCGGTCGGTGAAAACGGCCACCACGGTCAATCTTCCACTGCTCGGCACTCGCGGCCAACTGCCACCGCATGGCCGCCGTGCCTGCCGCGTGGGACAGGGAGCTGATCGGCGCGTCCCGCAGCCTGGAGTCCGAGGCCGCGCGAAACGTCACGTCCACCGTCCAGGAACTCTTCCGCATGGGCTGCACGGACAGGGTCAGCCCGGGGAAACGCGTGCCGTCCAGCCCCACCCTGGACAGCATCGCGTCGGTCAGCACGTCGTCAACCGCGAGGAGATCCGCAATCGCCTGACGCTCCCGGTTGGCCTGAGCCAGGCGGTCCAGGGGCGTCGGGCGAGAACGGGGCG comes from the Deinococcus sedimenti genome and includes:
- a CDS encoding bifunctional DNA primase/polymerase, which codes for MAALLDEALACLARGCSILPVHAGNDRDKDPHSALLIRTGYHRPDPENPARLRASWKPLQTAAPSAEAVTAWFANTQNVGMALVTGRISGRIVIDFDGDEGRAYAHSLGIRPHVRTGGGYHWHLQAPDWRVGNLVGKSTYGAPDCVDVRGDGGNAILPPTVTRKGPYVYLRDPADLDTLDDLPLTLREALRLVPPLPAPPPMTGPLPRGDDRYPSGRILDWALQKVQDGTLGGRNDTGYHLAWALYNNGYSHAEVLQVGQTYVSQVGHQHPDGRGAPYTLDEYRASMRTAYTAPRGEPWGYGTTDARSTPQTATQALEDVYAQLPPEDQTRAAHLVAREWAATGRPIEDTIRYLRLIGHVAAPKTARAAYVAHERREAMPGSLDAFLRARRVRYGRST
- the ssb gene encoding single-stranded DNA-binding protein codes for the protein MNHVFLIGVLAREAELRYTPSGTAVFEATIAGEDHIIGSDGQPRKLPWYHRVSILGKPAEWQAERNLKAGDAVMVEGSVEYSQWDAPEGGKRSMVRVKAQRMEQLGYSPELIQDAGGGVRMSGGMNEVILIGNVTRDPELRYTPAGDAVLGLGLAVNETWNDRQGQKQEKTHWIDVTLWRDLAERMKDLRKGDPVLVQGRLTNEAWTDRDGNKRNTTKVEASRVEALARGTTTQGSTPTRSAAPAPARQPVAAGASRSSSPAPTRPTPTHSGGLDIDQGLDDHFPPDEDLPF
- a CDS encoding glyoxalase, producing the protein MIQGLDHVQVNAPHGHEEDARAFFGAFLGLEELQKPEALRGNGGVWFALPDGRQIHTGVTAAFVPSEKGHVCLFCNDLDAVLVRAEQFGVVCSLDTRLPLRRLYCSDPWGNRTEIVEGRHTQ
- a CDS encoding GNAT family N-acetyltransferase; this translates as MHIREYTEADWPAVWSIFQDVVTTGDTFPYDPAWSADQAHAVWVQPPPYHTVVACEGAEILGTAHMGRNRPGPGAHVATASFMVAGEARGQGVGRALSEYALTWAREQGFAAMQFNAVVESNTAAVRLYQTLGFQVIGTVPQAFKHPRLGLVGLHVMHCFL
- a CDS encoding GreA/GreB family elongation factor, which gives rise to MNDRLDLAQLAPHAPKRNVADFLRRTIDPDFLERCVDKQASVAAQRAAARKRGDDVTITAPLAGVLIGTKQQYPALYDAFFALVKAGVMARHQRTAITEGMPFAGVKSGDRVAVTERDFIDPLTVHTREGVDIDLRAESALVRLSRSWMEVDRVFNAETVLSRGEAGALEATQFAHSEYQVLSESLLTEVLDVEGLLIPWDASPRDARVLAETINDTYLRARVLAALDQMDGVDDTHRVYLHSEGQPAFRVRKTAPAEKWKPYTPTTPQRTVPEPTPQKRRPSRTTTAKKRVVSAAAHADMLTRLSALRQERDAISELMGSAIEDGDLRESAAYDEARTRMFETDAAISQLERDLLDVEPGDVDSTIGRTFEITIAGVPKTVRLTDGHPQIGEVSTAAPLGQALLHATAGQTVTVTSTHHRLVPTTSRQIMTAGAITRKRHVPDGVTAPAINDVHTQYASTLVTYKREQPVQVVNVIHILSIT
- a CDS encoding putative Ig domain-containing protein — its product is MRRLSTVLLPAALLLSSCGTGAFSNPFIQPIEVTLNPSAVALAPGSSTRVQVTGKVSGTADAVTGLNITAREVPAELSVTPSTGALTVTVKPGSAPGTYSVPLAITATGGSGTAVLAVTVTPTTRTPYTITPITSLTVQPGQQRRVSITPDRAGELATDVRITGITGALNVTRDTDPLGFTISAAATQTVGTYVMQITTTDGTQTLNTPLTVNVEENK
- a CDS encoding Imm51 family immunity protein, which translates into the protein MSPTASNDLLPFRMVEHANSTSLILTTFDQGADVFEAYGYDAGGYAWQGVAQTLIQLRAPHLASQVKFDSESSMFTAYGAAPAALVELAHLMREAMTTRAVLENALSQVTPEQMD